Proteins from a genomic interval of Helicoverpa zea isolate HzStark_Cry1AcR chromosome 31, ilHelZeax1.1, whole genome shotgun sequence:
- the LOC124644947 gene encoding surfeit locus protein 1, with protein sequence MSMMIRNLCRGSRFIMSNSHTKCPNISIKTTIRLNTSVANALKTYRVKPKKEPGEVFKWILLMIPVSSFGLGCWQVYRLNWKLELIDIMQSKTSATPRPMPSDFSDLEKMEYTPVKVKGKFLHDREILIGPRALIEQDSPIPRTGSLVSDPKRNQGWLVITPFMLSDTKEIILINRGWIHQSLRPKEKRKPSMIDGEVELVGVVRLTEKRAPFMPKNTPEKGSWFSRDLEQMSSYLGCAPVWLDARGIPDPPEGWPIPNQTRVTLRNEHLSYIVTWYSLSILTAIMWHRYFVKKLPLM encoded by the exons atGTCCATGATGATTAGGAACTTGTGCAGAGGGTCACGTTTTATTATGTCTAATTCTCACACCAAATGTcctaatatttcaataaaaaccacGATACGATTGAATACATCTGTTGCAAATGCTCTGAAAACGTACAGAGTTAAACCTAAAAAGGAGCCTGGAGAGGTTTTCAAGTGGATATTATTG ATGATTCCGGTGAGCTCCTTTGGTTTGGGATGCTGGCAGGTCTACAGGTTGAATTGGAAACTGGAGCTGATCGACATCATGCAATCTAAAACAAGCGCAACACCTAGGCCCATGCCTAGCGA CTTTTCAGATCTTGAAAAGATGGAGTACACGCCAGTAAAGGTAAAAGGAAAGTTTCTTCATGACAGAGAAATACTCATTGGGCCAAGAGCATTGATAGAGCAAGACTCACCAATACCCAGGACTGGGTCCCTAGTGTCTGATCCAAAAAGAAATCAAGGATGGCTTGTGATAACTCCATTTATGTTGTCCGATACTAA GGAAATAATCCTGATCAACCGTGGCTGGATTCATCAAAGTCTGCGACCCAAAGAGAAACGCAAGCCCTCAATGATAGATGGGGAAGTGGAGCTCGTTGGTGTGGTCAGATTGACCGAAAAACGGGCACCGTTCATGCCTAAGAACACACCAGAAAAGGGCTCATGGTTCTCCAG AGATCTAGAGCAGATGAGCAGCTATCTCGGCTGTGCTCCCGTCTGGCTGGACGCTCGAGGCATTCCCGACCCCCCCGAAGGATGGCCAATCCCCAACCAAACTAGAGTGACTCTCAGAAATGAACATCTTTCTTACATTGTAACTTGGTATTCCCTATCAATACTAACAGCAATCATGTGGCACCGTTATTTTGTTAAGAAGTTGCCTTTAATGTAA
- the LOC124644946 gene encoding uncharacterized protein LOC124644946: MATAGGYDTWLQWLVQTNDLKQLWAAQPTYILSQAVYTIAGLVTLWHAFSKGGRWPYLWLGTILHGVFTDNFWHFALPEYDNFWHSQTPIIFLGGRLPLHIILLYPAFIYHAVYAVSRLNLPKYAEPFAVGLVTVLVDIPYDITAVKFVHWTWHDTDPNIYDRHYWVPWNSYYFHAAFAASFYYFFIASRSWFAPKVAQWDSADKKSEWKALLISSLLGMPGGVLLFIPIYHPLHDVFKIHSEVTFFLLFAIFAVIVLAGLLTDREKTSKKLTAIDYVLILQLAVHYLLYLSFTIFFNPEQEWSLGLHEPVGPCNEVATLTTPFGQVLEKRKYFCPTDYNEDYFDFHCVKELPKNGATWYVVCGTPFENRAEYITVLSTILVVASGVFYSLYFKTGGAPAAAPKKLKKK; encoded by the exons ATGGCGACAGCCGGCGGATACGAtacg TGGTTGCAATGGTTGGTGCAAACGAATGATTTGAAGCAACTGTGGGCAGCGCAACCCACATACATCCTTTCGCAGGCGGTTTACACTATAGCTGGACTAGTCACACTGTGGCACG ctTTCAGCAAGGGTGGCAGATGGCCGTACCTCTGGTTGGGCACGATCCTCCACGGAGTCTTCACAGACAATTTCTGGCACTTTGCTCTACCGGAATACGACAACTTCTGGCACTCCCAGACACCTATCATCTTCCTGGGAGGAAGATTGCCTCTTCATATTATCCTTTTAT ACCCCGCTTTCATATACCATGCCGTCTACGCAGTCTCCAGATTGAATCTCCCTAAATACGCGGAGCCGTTCGCGGTGGGTCTAGTGACGGTCCTAGTGGACATCCCCTACGACATTACAGCCGTGAAGTTCGTCCACTGGACGTGGCATGACACAGACCCCAACATATATGACCGCCACTACTGGGTGCCATGGAACTCCTACTACTTCCACGCTGCATTTGCTGCGAGTTTCTACTACTTCTTCATCGCGAGCAGATCTTGGTTCGCTCCGAAGGTTGCGCAGTGGGATTCTGCTGA CAAGAAGTCCGAATGGAAGGCGCTGCTGATCTCGTCGCTGCTGGGCATGCCGGGCGGAGTGCTCCTGTTCATCCCTATCTACCACCCCCTACATGACGTGTTCAAGATCCACTCCGAAGTCACCTTCTTCCTGCTGTTCGCTATCTTCGCCGTCATTGTGCTTGCTGGACTCTTGACTGACAGGGAGAAGACTTCCAAAAA GTTAACAGCAATCGACTACGTGCTGATCCTGCAGCTGGCGGTACATTACCTGCTGTACTTGAGCTTCACGATATTCTTCAACCCTGAGCAGGAGTGGTCGCTAGGACTGCATGAGCCAGTGGGGCCGTGCAATGAAGTAGCTACGCTCACCACACCGTTCGGACAG GTGCTGGAGAAACGTAAATATTTCTGCCCAACGGACTACAATGAGGACTATTTCGATTTCCATTGCGTCAAGGAATTGCCCAAAAATGGAGCCACCTGGTACGTCGTGTGCGGAACACCATTTGA AAACCGCGCTGAATACATCACCGTGCTTTCTACAATCCTCGTGGTAGCTTCTGGAGTGTTCTACAGCTTATACTTCAAGACTGGTGGGGCCCCTGCAGCCGCTCCCAAGAAactcaagaaaaaataa
- the LOC124645203 gene encoding nuclear pore complex protein Nup153-like isoform X1: MTNMTGNKKGKKVINAYANYNALPRPSSSGYVAGSSRTRQKRPAGDTENGPSKKPKPCAAELPFLRRLRKKLAPGSRPRLRGYPLYPDEAEGKEPEKEQPNEMTTIEEVDAPTPVELPTGSLQLDEDNLPMSSFSTPALKLRDTSTPKTTVDLFKYSNPEIVSSDPLQECLEETPSKYTFKTPENTTVSKDVQCSDGWVKIQPEANNCTVSLTDISETDADWKCEDCWISNKSTVDKCALCGAARLGVKQNNPANVTYSKTSSFFGSSDDKSKTFIQSPKSNKWECSSCLVNDESDKDKCACCGAAKESKNETPKVEDPEATIAQKEEEVNTTIESNAKQQSGTNNVLAETPTFTFTLPTKQVDTKADDSKGQLTEAKINLTFVIPKAIPTDTDSKDPASFLMSVPVGIVFYFGENAQKVPSVDLNSLVTDNENRTLPPAVNSLNPLAADAVNSVPSRVVPDAEKPKPTFSFVVNAPKLNLLTQQTQSTTETTTSAPTLPLFKPPAATTVSNPSIPSCEAPSLTQPAAPEFNFDTPQSTSIFGFRQQAPLQQQQMQPAPLQSQLPAGRRLRKAFRRIPQRCNDVSYIACSTIWTGFSR, encoded by the exons ATGACGAACATGACAGGAAACAAGAAAGGCAAGAAGGTCATCAA TGCGTACGCCAATTATAATGCGTTACCTCGCCCAAGCAGCAGTG gttaCGTTGCAGGGTCCTCCCGCACCAGACAAAAGCGTCCTGCAGGAGATACCGAGAATGGGCCGTCGAAGAAACCCAAGCCATGCGCGGCTGAGTTGCCGTTCCTGCGCCGACTCCGCAAGAAACTCGCCCCTGGGTCGCGGCCCAGATTACGGGGCTATCCTCTGTATCCGGATGAAGCTGAAGG gaaaGAGCCAGAGAAAGAGCAACCCAACGAAATGACTACCATAGAAGAGGTTGATGCACCGACTCCAGTGGAACTGCCCACGGGCAGCCTTCAATTAGATGAGGACAACTTACCTATGTCGTCTTTCAGTACCCCGGCCTTAAAACTACGGGACACGTCTACGCCTAAAACTACAGTCGATCTATTCAAATATTCCAATCCTGAAATAGTGTCGAGTGACCCACTTCAAGAGTGTCTGGAGGAGACACCTTCGAAATACACCTTTAAAACTCCCGAAAATACTACTGTGTCAAAAGACGTGCAATGTTCTGACGGCTGGGTTAAAATTCAACCTGAAGCCAACAATTGCACTGTGTCTTTGACAGACATCTCAGAAACGGATGCTGATTGGAAATGCGAAGATTGCTGGATCTCTAATAAGAGTACTGTAGACAAATGTGCGCTCTGTGGCGCGGCCCGGCTCGGCGTCAAACAAAACAATCCCGCTAATGTGACGTACAGTAAGACGTCGTCGTTCTTCGGATCTAGTGACGATAAAtccaaaacgtttattcaatcTCCAAAGTCAAATAAATGGGAATGTTCCAGCTGTTTAGTCAACGATGAGAGTGATAAAGATAAATGCGCATGCTGTGGAGCAGCAAAAGAAAGCAAAAATGAAACGCCAAAAGTAGAGGATCCAGAGGCTACCATCGcacaaaaagaagaagaagttaatACAACGATAGAATCTAACGCCAAACAACAATCTGGAACAAACAATGTATTAGCTGAGACCCCAACATTCACATTTACTTTACCCACTAAACAGGTGGATACAAAAGCTGATGATTCCAAAGGCCAGTTAACTGAggctaaaattaatttaacattcGTTATACCGAAAGCAATTCCTACAGATACAGACTCCAAGGACCCCGCATCTTTCTTGATGTCTGTACCTGTCGGAATTGTTTTCTATTTTGGAGAAAATGCGCAAAAAGTTCCATCAGTTGACTTAAATTCTCTAGTCACAGACAATGAAAACAGGACCTTACCACCTGCTGTAAACTCACTCAACCCGCTAGCAGCTGATGCGGTCAATTCGGTGCCTTCACGGGTTGTGCCCGATGCAGAGAAGCCAAAACCAACCTTCTCATTTGTTGTAAATGCTCCCAAGCTGAACTTGTTAACGCAGCAAACACAATCCACTACTGAGACGACTACCAGTGCCCCAACGTTACCCCTGTTTAAGCCGCCTGCCGCCACTACCGTGTCGAACCCATCCATACCTTCTTGTGAGGCGCCCTCCTTGACGCAACCGGCGGCGCCTGAATTCAACTTTGATACACCCCAGTCGACTAGCATTTTTGGATTTAGACAGcag GCTCCGCTTCAGCAGCAGCAGATGCAGCCGGCGCCCCTGCAGAGCCAGCTGCCGGCCGGCCGGCGCCTGCGCAAGGCCTTTCGCAGAATCCCGCAACGATGTAACGATGTAAGTTACATCGCCTGTAGCACTATATGGACCGGATTCAGTAGATAA
- the LOC124645203 gene encoding nuclear pore complex protein Nup153-like isoform X2, producing the protein MTTIEEVDAPTPVELPTGSLQLDEDNLPMSSFSTPALKLRDTSTPKTTVDLFKYSNPEIVSSDPLQECLEETPSKYTFKTPENTTVSKDVQCSDGWVKIQPEANNCTVSLTDISETDADWKCEDCWISNKSTVDKCALCGAARLGVKQNNPANVTYSKTSSFFGSSDDKSKTFIQSPKSNKWECSSCLVNDESDKDKCACCGAAKESKNETPKVEDPEATIAQKEEEVNTTIESNAKQQSGTNNVLAETPTFTFTLPTKQVDTKADDSKGQLTEAKINLTFVIPKAIPTDTDSKDPASFLMSVPVGIVFYFGENAQKVPSVDLNSLVTDNENRTLPPAVNSLNPLAADAVNSVPSRVVPDAEKPKPTFSFVVNAPKLNLLTQQTQSTTETTTSAPTLPLFKPPAATTVSNPSIPSCEAPSLTQPAAPEFNFDTPQSTSIFGFRQQAPLQQQQMQPAPLQSQLPAGRRLRKAFRRIPQRCNDVSYIACSTIWTGFSR; encoded by the exons ATGACTACCATAGAAGAGGTTGATGCACCGACTCCAGTGGAACTGCCCACGGGCAGCCTTCAATTAGATGAGGACAACTTACCTATGTCGTCTTTCAGTACCCCGGCCTTAAAACTACGGGACACGTCTACGCCTAAAACTACAGTCGATCTATTCAAATATTCCAATCCTGAAATAGTGTCGAGTGACCCACTTCAAGAGTGTCTGGAGGAGACACCTTCGAAATACACCTTTAAAACTCCCGAAAATACTACTGTGTCAAAAGACGTGCAATGTTCTGACGGCTGGGTTAAAATTCAACCTGAAGCCAACAATTGCACTGTGTCTTTGACAGACATCTCAGAAACGGATGCTGATTGGAAATGCGAAGATTGCTGGATCTCTAATAAGAGTACTGTAGACAAATGTGCGCTCTGTGGCGCGGCCCGGCTCGGCGTCAAACAAAACAATCCCGCTAATGTGACGTACAGTAAGACGTCGTCGTTCTTCGGATCTAGTGACGATAAAtccaaaacgtttattcaatcTCCAAAGTCAAATAAATGGGAATGTTCCAGCTGTTTAGTCAACGATGAGAGTGATAAAGATAAATGCGCATGCTGTGGAGCAGCAAAAGAAAGCAAAAATGAAACGCCAAAAGTAGAGGATCCAGAGGCTACCATCGcacaaaaagaagaagaagttaatACAACGATAGAATCTAACGCCAAACAACAATCTGGAACAAACAATGTATTAGCTGAGACCCCAACATTCACATTTACTTTACCCACTAAACAGGTGGATACAAAAGCTGATGATTCCAAAGGCCAGTTAACTGAggctaaaattaatttaacattcGTTATACCGAAAGCAATTCCTACAGATACAGACTCCAAGGACCCCGCATCTTTCTTGATGTCTGTACCTGTCGGAATTGTTTTCTATTTTGGAGAAAATGCGCAAAAAGTTCCATCAGTTGACTTAAATTCTCTAGTCACAGACAATGAAAACAGGACCTTACCACCTGCTGTAAACTCACTCAACCCGCTAGCAGCTGATGCGGTCAATTCGGTGCCTTCACGGGTTGTGCCCGATGCAGAGAAGCCAAAACCAACCTTCTCATTTGTTGTAAATGCTCCCAAGCTGAACTTGTTAACGCAGCAAACACAATCCACTACTGAGACGACTACCAGTGCCCCAACGTTACCCCTGTTTAAGCCGCCTGCCGCCACTACCGTGTCGAACCCATCCATACCTTCTTGTGAGGCGCCCTCCTTGACGCAACCGGCGGCGCCTGAATTCAACTTTGATACACCCCAGTCGACTAGCATTTTTGGATTTAGACAGcag GCTCCGCTTCAGCAGCAGCAGATGCAGCCGGCGCCCCTGCAGAGCCAGCTGCCGGCCGGCCGGCGCCTGCGCAAGGCCTTTCGCAGAATCCCGCAACGATGTAACGATGTAAGTTACATCGCCTGTAGCACTATATGGACCGGATTCAGTAGATAA
- the LOC124645460 gene encoding mitotic spindle assembly checkpoint protein MAD2A-like → MSQQQTKNCITLQGSAQIICEYLKFAINSVLFQRGLCSPETFKTEQQYGITLLLSEDAEIKSFLTKVLAQTEEWILNKKISKLSLVIFNVANEEILECWDFNLQYEDGDAALSKENNETIGSKDLKQIQQKIREVMLQVAATISYLPFLDSRCSFDFFANVKADCDVPENWTVSEPVFIANAQNVPFKIFSTSLHKMETVVSYKFVD, encoded by the exons ATGTCTCAACAGCAAACCAAAAATTGTATCACACTCCAAGGGTCTGCACAAATAATTTGCGAATATCTGA AATTCGCCATAAATTCAGTTTTATTCCAAAGAGGTTTATGTTCTCCAGAGACGTTCAAAACCGAACAACAATATGGAATTACACTTTTACTATCGGAAGACGCTGAAATTAAGAGCTTTTTAACCAAAGTCTTGGCTCAAACTGAAG aatgGATACTCAACAAGAAAATAAGCAAGCTCTCCCTCGTAATTTTCAATGTAGCAAACGAGGAAATCTTAGAATGCTGGGATTTCAACTTGCAGTATGAAGATGGTGACGCAGCattatcaaaagaaaataatgaaaccaTAGGTAGTAAAGACTTGAAACAAATTCAACAGAAAATTAGAGAGGTCATGTTGCAAGTAGCTGCAACAATATCTTACTTACCGTTCCTAGATAGTAGGTGCTCATTTGACTTTTTTGCAAATGTTAAAGCCGATTGTGATGTGCCTGAGAACTGGACTGTATCAGAGCCCGTATTTATAGCCAACGCACAAAACGTTCCATTCAAAATATTCTCCACTAGCCTTCACAAAATGGAAACTGTAGTTAGTTATAAGTTTGTAGATTAG